The following proteins come from a genomic window of Companilactobacillus pabuli:
- a CDS encoding APC family permease, translating to MKNVFKKESVATYLKADSRLTKTLGARDLLSLGIGAVIGTGIFILPGHEAALHAGPAVTVAFLIAAIVSGFVGMAYAEFSSAMPVAGSAYSFGAVIYGEIIGWILGWALILEYFLTVSAEAVGFASYFNNNILGAFGVHMPKFLAAGPLEGGVINISATLIVLLIAFIILQGASLSKKVENVAVLIKVAIIILFIIVGAFYINTKNYVPFYPKQFHTEPFGMGGISTATATVFFAFVGFDALAANSAETVNPKKDVVRGVLGTVVVAVILYVGFSFVLTGVVNYKQLNVDDPAAYALKVVHLDTWNKLITIGALVGIFTSLLTMFFGGSRLVYALGRDGLLPEKMGEVDEKFSVPRNAVLLAMVVQAFFAGLVPLTELTSLINAGTLLAFVFISFGIIPLRKRKDIPNDGFKMPWYPVLPILAGLASIYFLFMLPTISKISVGLWITIGIIVYFVYGLKHSKLQSKSH from the coding sequence ATGAAAAATGTCTTTAAAAAGGAATCAGTGGCGACTTATTTAAAAGCTGATTCTAGACTTACCAAGACTCTCGGTGCAAGAGATTTATTATCACTCGGTATCGGAGCAGTTATTGGTACAGGTATCTTTATTTTGCCGGGACATGAAGCAGCGTTACATGCTGGACCGGCAGTTACAGTTGCGTTTTTGATTGCGGCAATTGTTTCCGGATTTGTCGGGATGGCGTATGCAGAATTTTCATCAGCTATGCCTGTAGCTGGCTCGGCTTATTCGTTTGGAGCGGTCATTTATGGTGAAATTATTGGTTGGATTCTTGGCTGGGCTTTGATTTTGGAGTATTTTTTAACGGTTTCTGCTGAAGCAGTTGGCTTTGCTTCGTATTTCAACAACAATATCTTAGGAGCCTTTGGAGTTCACATGCCAAAGTTCTTAGCAGCTGGACCTTTAGAAGGTGGAGTTATTAATATTTCAGCGACGTTGATTGTTTTGTTGATAGCGTTCATTATCTTGCAAGGTGCAAGTTTGTCTAAGAAAGTTGAAAACGTGGCGGTATTGATTAAAGTAGCGATTATTATTTTATTCATTATCGTTGGTGCTTTTTATATCAATACTAAGAATTATGTACCATTCTATCCTAAACAGTTCCACACTGAACCATTTGGAATGGGTGGAATTTCCACTGCTACAGCGACCGTCTTCTTTGCCTTCGTTGGTTTCGATGCTTTAGCGGCTAATTCTGCAGAAACTGTCAATCCCAAAAAAGATGTCGTTCGTGGGGTTTTAGGTACCGTGGTCGTGGCGGTAATTTTGTACGTTGGCTTCTCTTTTGTCTTAACCGGAGTGGTCAACTATAAACAGTTAAACGTCGATGATCCGGCTGCCTATGCTTTGAAAGTAGTTCATTTGGACACTTGGAATAAATTGATCACCATTGGTGCTTTAGTGGGAATTTTCACGTCATTATTAACGATGTTCTTTGGTGGCTCACGTTTAGTTTATGCCTTGGGACGTGATGGTTTGTTGCCAGAGAAGATGGGCGAAGTTGATGAAAAATTCTCTGTGCCTAGAAATGCGGTTTTATTGGCAATGGTTGTTCAAGCCTTCTTTGCTGGATTAGTACCATTGACGGAGTTGACTTCCTTGATCAATGCTGGAACTTTGTTGGCCTTTGTTTTCATTTCGTTTGGAATAATCCCCTTGCGGAAAAGAAAAGATATTCCCAATGATGGATTTAAAATGCCATGGTATCCAGTCTTACCAATCTTGGCCGGACTTGCCAGTATTTATTTCCTATTCATGTTGCCAACGATTTCTAAAATCAGTGTGGGTCTTTGGATCACCATTGGAATCATTGTCTATTTCGTTTACGGATTAAAACACTCAAAATTACAAAGTAAATCACATTAA
- a CDS encoding helix-turn-helix transcriptional regulator produces MEEFDLQSLLSSNEKLIIRLLQAYAQTNDIAVFVLGNDDHLRAGIFGVLSESASLTQKDKKADLSKLSIHKCKYHMEYADAPIRISQLNQRVGKICVAKDTTEVSPKRLDLMRRLNDQVIYLRSMIEGIAKLIIENRGIDDFIIKYALDVNETIDDLDDSDGKALQQIKTMSTSNASIISAIEYIDSNLDKRLTLDQVSSKVYLSDYYFSKLFKRETGLSFSVYLNARKIQKAMLLLKESDKSINDISDALGFTRLSYFSQTFKKYTGVAPTKYRTEGNN; encoded by the coding sequence ATGGAAGAGTTCGATTTACAGTCTTTATTATCTAGTAACGAGAAATTAATAATTCGCCTGCTGCAGGCATATGCCCAAACTAATGATATAGCAGTCTTTGTTTTGGGAAATGATGACCATTTGCGAGCAGGTATTTTTGGCGTACTTTCAGAAAGCGCTTCCTTGACGCAAAAGGATAAAAAAGCAGATTTGTCAAAATTAAGTATTCATAAATGTAAATATCATATGGAATATGCTGATGCACCAATTCGTATTTCTCAATTGAATCAACGGGTTGGAAAAATTTGTGTAGCCAAGGATACTACTGAAGTCAGCCCTAAAAGACTAGATTTGATGCGTAGATTGAATGACCAAGTGATTTATTTGCGTTCAATGATTGAGGGAATAGCCAAGCTTATTATTGAAAACCGTGGTATTGATGACTTTATTATCAAATACGCATTAGATGTTAATGAAACTATTGATGATTTAGACGATAGTGACGGCAAAGCCTTGCAACAAATTAAGACAATGTCAACGTCAAATGCTTCCATTATTTCCGCAATAGAGTATATTGATAGTAATTTAGATAAAAGATTAACGTTGGATCAAGTTTCGAGTAAAGTTTATTTATCAGATTATTATTTTAGTAAATTGTTTAAGCGAGAGACGGGATTGAGTTTTTCAGTTTACTTGAATGCACGTAAGATTCAAAAAGCGATGCTCTTATTAAAGGAATCTGACAAGAGTATCAATGATATTTCCGATGCTTTAGGTTTCACTAGATTGAGTTATTTTAGTCAAACCTTTAAGAAATATACTGGGGTAGCACCAACGAAATATCGTACCGAGGGTAATAATTAG
- a CDS encoding DUF488 domain-containing protein has translation MTKLILKRIYDKELPEGYRVLVDRLWPRGMSKVRAKLDLWAKQIAPSAELRKWFGHDPEKYTEFKKKYLEEINQNPYTPEFLTEIKSALQEQDVLILYSAKDEEHNDAVVLMEYLNKTI, from the coding sequence ATGACTAAACTAATTTTGAAACGTATTTACGACAAGGAATTACCAGAAGGCTATCGAGTCTTAGTTGATCGTCTATGGCCACGTGGAATGTCTAAGGTCAGAGCCAAACTTGATCTTTGGGCAAAACAAATTGCCCCGTCAGCGGAATTGAGAAAATGGTTTGGACACGATCCTGAAAAATATACTGAATTCAAGAAGAAATACTTGGAAGAAATTAATCAGAATCCTTATACGCCTGAATTCTTAACGGAAATTAAGTCCGCTTTGCAAGAACAAGATGTTTTGATTTTATACAGTGCTAAAGACGAAGAACACAATGATGCGGTAGTCCTCATGGAATATCTAAATAAAACCATTTAA
- a CDS encoding Hsp20/alpha crystallin family protein: protein MTNEIMDRNNLMRNWFNNDSWMNNFPSIFDNNFPEDSTLKTDIKETDKDYEVHVDMPDFNKKDIDINYENDVLTISGHRDSFNDHNDKNGDMIMSERSSGRYMRQYHLPAVDSKSIKATYDKGVLEVNLPKLEKKVESGHHIDID from the coding sequence ATGACAAATGAAATTATGGATCGTAACAATTTAATGAGAAATTGGTTCAACAATGATTCTTGGATGAACAATTTTCCATCCATATTTGACAACAATTTCCCAGAAGATTCAACATTAAAGACTGATATTAAAGAAACTGATAAAGATTACGAGGTTCATGTAGATATGCCTGATTTTAACAAGAAGGATATCGACATTAATTATGAAAATGATGTACTAACAATTAGTGGTCATCGTGATAGCTTCAACGACCACAATGATAAGAACGGTGATATGATTATGAGCGAACGTTCAAGTGGCCGTTACATGAGACAATATCACTTGCCAGCAGTTGATTCAAAGAGTATCAAAGCTACTTATGACAAGGGTGTTCTAGAAGTTAACCTTCCAAAGCTAGAAAAGAAGGTTGAATCAGGACATCACATTGATATTGACTAA
- a CDS encoding LacI family DNA-binding transcriptional regulator: MSNIRDVAKLSKHSVSTVSRVINDRDYVAAKTRAEIIDAMEKLDYHPNDVARALSTGQTHTVGVVLPYISIPYFQKLVAAITRVAFKEDYQVILLPSDYNEENEIKYLEMLKHHAFDGIIFTSRAISFEKILEYKQYGPITCCEDTFDYPISCAYTNRGQSFIDVFEVLQQHNFDHIGVTVSRKESSSQSTKLIKHAYRQVFDKKIDQDHVYNKAKDFKGGNLGAQYLLEKDPDLQVIFANSDQVAAGVIQQLIKMKKKIPVIGQEDLDYSRLMDFSTVDHKLTEIGEYAFWSIFEKDVVKKMIPSELILRGTLNEE; encoded by the coding sequence ATGTCAAATATTAGAGATGTCGCCAAACTTTCCAAGCACTCGGTCTCGACAGTTTCTCGAGTTATCAATGATCGAGATTATGTTGCTGCCAAAACTAGGGCCGAAATCATTGATGCAATGGAAAAATTAGATTATCATCCTAACGATGTTGCCCGTGCTTTAAGTACTGGTCAAACGCACACCGTTGGAGTTGTTTTGCCGTATATTAGTATTCCATATTTTCAAAAATTAGTCGCTGCTATCACTCGAGTGGCTTTCAAGGAAGATTATCAAGTAATTTTATTGCCATCGGATTATAACGAAGAAAATGAAATCAAATACTTGGAGATGCTAAAGCATCATGCTTTTGATGGAATTATTTTTACTTCCCGAGCTATCTCATTTGAAAAAATTCTCGAATACAAACAGTATGGACCTATCACTTGTTGTGAAGATACCTTCGATTACCCAATTTCTTGCGCTTATACGAATCGGGGCCAGTCATTTATTGATGTTTTCGAAGTGTTGCAGCAACATAATTTTGACCATATCGGCGTTACGGTCAGTCGTAAAGAATCTTCAAGCCAGTCGACCAAATTAATTAAACACGCTTATCGTCAAGTTTTTGATAAGAAAATCGATCAAGACCACGTTTACAATAAAGCTAAAGATTTTAAAGGTGGTAATCTCGGTGCTCAATATTTACTAGAGAAAGATCCTGATTTACAGGTGATTTTTGCTAATAGTGACCAAGTTGCAGCCGGGGTAATTCAACAATTGATCAAAATGAAGAAGAAAATCCCAGTTATCGGTCAGGAAGATTTGGATTACAGCCGTTTGATGGATTTTTCTACGGTTGATCACAAATTGACTGAAATTGGCGAATATGCTTTTTGGTCTATCTTTGAAAAAGACGTTGTGAAGAAGATGATTCCATCAGAATTGATTTTACGTGGAACATTAAATGAAGAATAG
- the ubiE gene encoding bifunctional demethylmenaquinone methyltransferase/2-methoxy-6-polyprenyl-1,4-benzoquinol methylase UbiE, whose amino-acid sequence MSLTNKVPQKDVQKTFNNIAGNYDKLNSIMSLGTHQKWRKIATAKIDNGPDMILDLCCGTADWTIMLARKYPHAKVIGLDFSSEMLKIAQTKVAASNLTNIELMSGNAMDLNFSDKHFDVVTIGFGLRNVPDANQVLSEIFRILKPKGQLICLEAFKVQTPVIKLGWEMYFNHLMPMMGKIFAKSKPEYQYLDDSVNKFVSIKQLAQMMQDAGFDDIEVTNLMLKAAAIHSARK is encoded by the coding sequence ATGAGCCTGACTAATAAAGTTCCTCAAAAAGATGTTCAAAAGACTTTCAATAATATAGCTGGCAACTATGACAAACTAAATTCCATTATGAGTTTAGGAACCCATCAAAAATGGCGTAAAATCGCTACAGCAAAGATTGATAATGGACCAGACATGATTCTTGATCTTTGTTGTGGGACAGCCGATTGGACGATTATGTTGGCTCGAAAATATCCACATGCCAAAGTCATTGGATTAGATTTTAGTTCTGAAATGTTAAAGATTGCCCAAACAAAAGTTGCGGCTTCGAATTTAACTAATATTGAATTAATGTCAGGCAATGCGATGGATTTGAATTTTTCTGATAAGCATTTTGATGTGGTAACGATTGGTTTTGGCTTGCGTAATGTACCAGATGCCAATCAAGTGTTGAGTGAAATCTTTCGTATTTTAAAACCTAAGGGGCAATTGATTTGTTTGGAAGCTTTTAAAGTTCAAACACCAGTCATCAAATTAGGTTGGGAAATGTATTTCAATCACTTGATGCCCATGATGGGAAAAATCTTTGCCAAAAGTAAGCCGGAATATCAATATTTGGACGACTCAGTTAATAAGTTCGTTAGTATTAAACAACTAGCTCAAATGATGCAAGATGCGGGCTTTGACGATATTGAAGTCACAAATTTAATGTTGAAGGCTGCCGCAATTCATTCCGCAAGAAAATAG